A genomic region of Peptoniphilus sp. ING2-D1G contains the following coding sequences:
- a CDS encoding Phosphotransferase system, EIIC (The bacterial phosphoenolpyruvate: sugar phosphotransferase system (PTS) is a multi-protein system involved in the regulation of a variety of metabolic and transcriptional processes. The sugar-specific permease of the PTS consists of three domains (IIA, IIB and IIC). The IIC domain catalyses the transfer of a phosphoryl group from IIB to the sugar substrate; High confidence in function and specificity), translating into MGAMAYGLFASLLVGTILNTIGTEFNIAFLSETVWPIAQKATGAAIAVSIAYALKAPDLVLFSSTLVGIAGNELGGPIGVFISTIFAVELGKIVSKETKIDIVITPTVTVLVGLIIATFVGPYIQSIMVSIGNLIMFSTEQQPFIMGILVSVIVGVALTLPISSAALCMMLSLSGLAGGAATVGCCCQMVGFAVISFRDNGIEGLVAQGLGTSMLQMPNIIKNTKIWIPPTLASAILGPVSTIIFKMENTPLGSGMGTSGLVGQVGTFNAMSPYMSNSKILMLILVIQIFLPALLSFIIYEIMRKKGLIKDGDMKLS; encoded by the coding sequence ATGGGAGCTATGGCTTACGGTCTCTTTGCATCATTGTTGGTAGGGACAATATTAAATACGATCGGCACTGAATTTAATATTGCTTTTTTAAGCGAAACCGTATGGCCTATCGCTCAAAAGGCTACAGGTGCCGCTATTGCGGTTTCCATAGCTTATGCTTTAAAAGCTCCGGATTTAGTTTTGTTTTCCAGCACTTTAGTCGGCATTGCAGGAAATGAATTAGGCGGTCCCATAGGGGTTTTTATCTCCACTATTTTCGCTGTTGAACTTGGAAAAATAGTTTCCAAGGAAACTAAGATAGACATAGTAATTACCCCTACAGTTACAGTGCTGGTCGGACTTATCATAGCGACCTTTGTCGGTCCTTACATACAATCCATAATGGTATCCATAGGAAATCTAATAATGTTTTCTACCGAACAACAACCCTTTATCATGGGAATTTTAGTATCTGTCATAGTAGGTGTCGCTTTAACTCTTCCTATATCTTCCGCTGCACTTTGTATGATGCTATCGCTTAGCGGTCTTGCGGGTGGCGCAGCAACGGTCGGCTGTTGCTGTCAAATGGTAGGATTTGCAGTTATTTCCTTTAGAGATAACGGTATTGAAGGCCTAGTTGCTCAAGGTCTGGGAACAAGTATGTTGCAGATGCCCAATATCATAAAAAACACAAAAATTTGGATTCCTCCAACTCTTGCCTCAGCAATCCTCGGTCCTGTATCCACTATTATATTTAAAATGGAAAATACTCCCCTGGGCTCTGGAATGGGTACAAGCGGTCTTGTAGGACAAGTAGGTACATTTAATGCGATGAGTCCCTACATGTCAAATTCAAAAATATTAATGTTGATATTAGTTATCCAAATTTTTCTTCCGGCTCTTCTGTCTTTTATAATTTATGAAATCATGAGAAAAAAGGGATTGATTAAAGACGGAGATATGAAATTATCATAA
- a CDS encoding NAD/nadp octopine/nopaline dehydrogenase (the octopine dehydrogenase family of enzymes act on the CH-NH substrate bond using NAD(+) or NADP(+) as an acceptor. The family includes octopine dehydrogenase, nopaline dehydrogenase, lysopine dehydrogenaseand opine dehydrogenase NADPH is the preferred cofactor, but NADH is also used. Octopine dehydrogenase is involved in the reductive condensation of arginine and pyruvic acid to D-octopine; Family membership), with protein sequence MKFTIIGAGNTGIAMAGHLTTLNQKFRLYDRNKDKVEKIKKEGIVVKGVLEVETPVEITNDIKEAIKDTNYIMVMTTANGHRDIGAQIAKYVRDDQVILIFNGNWGAVEIKEELNKAGKDKTVVAETGAQIYISDHIEQGQVELLTIKKAIDVASIPSGAVNKLIEDLKDIYPQFSAVSNVLETSINNSNPTYHLPIVLFNAARIDAKQPFKFYGEGASERVVRYTEKIDEERLEICDKLGIKGVGALDIINSFWDVKYDSIYDTMHLNPVYSTGNAPLTFEHRYLSEDLPYGIGSLVKLARKYGIKVPYLENLVTSLSLFLDEDFLKIGPDFKNFQAEDYL encoded by the coding sequence ATGAAATTTACAATTATAGGTGCAGGAAATACCGGAATAGCAATGGCGGGGCACTTAACTACATTGAACCAAAAATTCCGCCTTTATGACAGAAATAAAGACAAGGTTGAAAAAATAAAAAAAGAAGGAATTGTTGTAAAGGGAGTGCTTGAAGTAGAAACTCCCGTGGAAATAACCAATGACATTAAAGAGGCTATTAAAGATACAAACTACATTATGGTTATGACCACTGCAAACGGACATAGAGATATAGGCGCACAGATAGCAAAATATGTAAGAGATGATCAAGTGATACTCATTTTCAATGGAAACTGGGGAGCTGTGGAAATAAAAGAAGAACTTAATAAAGCAGGAAAGGATAAAACTGTAGTTGCTGAAACAGGGGCCCAAATCTACATAAGCGACCACATAGAGCAAGGACAAGTTGAATTACTTACAATAAAAAAAGCGATAGATGTTGCTTCAATACCCTCCGGTGCAGTTAATAAACTAATAGAAGACCTAAAGGACATATATCCTCAATTTTCTGCAGTATCAAATGTACTTGAAACATCAATAAATAACTCCAATCCGACTTACCATCTGCCCATTGTTCTGTTTAATGCAGCAAGAATAGATGCTAAACAACCCTTTAAATTCTATGGAGAAGGAGCATCGGAAAGAGTTGTGAGATATACAGAGAAAATTGATGAAGAAAGACTTGAAATATGTGATAAATTAGGGATTAAAGGTGTAGGGGCCTTAGATATTATAAATAGTTTTTGGGATGTTAAATATGACTCGATTTATGATACAATGCACTTAAATCCGGTATATAGCACGGGTAATGCACCGCTCACCTTTGAACACAGATATCTTTCGGAAGATTTACCCTATGGAATCGGGTCCTTGGTGAAATTAGCTCGTAAATATGGCATAAAAGTACCTTATTTGGAAAATTTGGTCACATCTTTATCTTTATTTTTAGATGAGGATTTTCTTAAAATAGGACCTGATTTTAAAAATTTCCAAGCTGAGGATTATTTGTAG
- a CDS encoding C4-dicarboxylate membrane transporter protein (the anaerobic C4-dicarboxylate membrane transporter protein family (or C4-dicarboxylate Uptake (Dcu) family) is a family of proteins which includes the DcuA, DcuB and DcuC proteins. Many members of this family are predicted to have 12 GES predicted transmembrane regions, however the one member of this family whose membrane topology has been experimentally determined has 10 transmembrane regions, with both the N-and C-termini localized to the periplasm; High confidence in function and specificity) produces the protein MEKQENSKGKEVKESFKMPHIFVILFTIILAVALLTYIIPAGEYARIEDPNTGRELIDVTSFKYVEKNPTTPMDLFRSIPEGLIQTSEIVFLILIIGGAMQVITKSGALVNGIGALAKKLGSKEHLMIPMFLFVFAWAGAILGTSDEVCVFVPMGILMARALGYDVITGTAMVSLGAAFGITSGIFIPFTVGVAQQIAGLPLYSGAWFRLIAMVTFYTTTLIYLSRYAKKVKADPTQSYMYGVKTDKDYEKIDFENIHPLTKEQKIVLTILFIGIASIIFGIIKYQWYINEMSAVYLAIAILAGLVSKMTPSEIAVTFTEGAKELIFGALVVGLAKAISVIMVNANIIDTIVYGLSSVISLFPRALSSLGIYFINLILNFFITSGSGLAATSMPIMVPLADVLGLTRQTAVLAFQFGDGFTNSIIPTSSELMAYLAVAGIPYTKWVKFIKPLMIVWILSGVVLLLIADAIKIGPF, from the coding sequence ATGGAAAAGCAAGAAAATAGCAAAGGGAAGGAAGTCAAAGAAAGCTTTAAAATGCCTCATATTTTTGTAATATTATTTACGATTATTTTGGCAGTTGCATTGTTGACTTATATAATTCCGGCAGGAGAATATGCTCGTATCGAAGACCCAAACACAGGAAGAGAACTAATTGATGTAACTTCTTTTAAGTATGTAGAAAAAAACCCTACAACTCCAATGGATTTATTCCGTTCGATTCCGGAAGGACTCATACAAACATCAGAAATAGTATTCTTAATACTTATAATAGGTGGAGCTATGCAGGTAATAACTAAATCCGGAGCGCTTGTAAACGGAATAGGAGCCTTGGCAAAGAAACTCGGTTCAAAGGAACACCTCATGATCCCGATGTTTTTGTTCGTATTTGCGTGGGCAGGAGCAATACTTGGTACCTCGGATGAAGTGTGTGTGTTCGTCCCAATGGGAATATTGATGGCAAGAGCCTTGGGATACGATGTCATAACAGGAACGGCAATGGTATCATTAGGTGCAGCCTTTGGGATTACATCGGGGATATTTATTCCCTTTACCGTTGGAGTCGCACAACAAATCGCAGGACTGCCGCTTTATTCGGGAGCATGGTTTAGACTTATCGCAATGGTTACATTTTATACCACCACATTGATATACTTGAGCAGATATGCAAAAAAAGTAAAAGCAGATCCTACACAAAGCTATATGTACGGAGTTAAAACAGATAAGGATTATGAAAAAATAGATTTTGAAAATATTCATCCTCTTACAAAGGAACAAAAAATAGTTCTTACGATACTTTTTATAGGAATAGCTTCAATAATATTCGGAATAATAAAATATCAATGGTATATTAATGAGATGTCTGCAGTTTATTTGGCAATTGCGATTTTAGCAGGACTTGTATCAAAAATGACCCCCAGTGAAATAGCGGTTACTTTTACTGAAGGTGCAAAAGAGCTTATATTTGGAGCTTTAGTAGTCGGTTTGGCAAAAGCCATATCCGTAATAATGGTAAATGCAAATATAATTGATACTATAGTATATGGCTTATCAAGTGTAATAAGCTTGTTTCCAAGAGCCTTATCTTCTTTGGGGATATATTTTATAAATTTAATACTGAACTTCTTTATAACATCGGGGAGCGGACTTGCAGCTACATCTATGCCGATAATGGTACCTCTTGCAGATGTACTTGGCCTTACAAGGCAAACCGCAGTACTTGCATTTCAATTTGGAGACGGATTTACAAACTCAATAATACCCACATCCTCAGAACTTATGGCTTACCTTGCGGTGGCGGGAATCCCTTACACCAAGTGGGTTAAATTTATTAAACCGCTTATGATAGTATGGATATTATCGGGAGTTGTTTTATTACTAATAGCAGATGCGATAAAAATCGGACCCTTTTAA
- a CDS encoding ribosomal protein L17 (Ribosomal protein L17 is one of the proteins from the large ribosomal subunit. Bacterial L17 is a protein of 120 to 130 amino-acid residues while yeast YmL8 is twice as large (238 residues). The N-terminal half of YmL8 is colinear with the sequence of L17 from Escherichia coli; High confidence in function and specificity) gives MAKLRKLGRPTAHRKAMLRNLVTSLLREERMTTTVTRAKEAKRMAEKMITLGKRGDLHARRQALSYIYDEDVVTKLFAEIAPKYETRNGGYTRILKLGHRRGDGAEKAIIELV, from the coding sequence GTGGCTAAATTAAGAAAACTTGGTCGCCCGACTGCTCACAGAAAGGCTATGCTTAGAAATTTAGTAACATCTCTTTTAAGGGAAGAAAGAATGACAACTACAGTTACTAGAGCAAAAGAAGCCAAGAGAATGGCTGAAAAAATGATCACTTTAGGAAAACGTGGAGATCTTCATGCAAGAAGACAAGCACTTTCTTATATATATGATGAAGATGTAGTTACAAAATTATTTGCTGAAATTGCGCCGAAGTATGAAACAAGAAACGGCGGATACACAAGAATTTTAAAATTAGGTCATCGTCGAGGTGACGGAGCAGAAAAAGCAATAATTGAACTGGTTTAA
- the rpoA gene encoding DNA-directed RNA polymerase subunit alpha (DNA-dependent RNA polymerase catalyzes the transcription of DNA into RNA using the four ribonucleoside triphosphates as substrates; High confidence in function and specificity) codes for MIEIEKPSIEIVELDESGKYGKFVVEPLESGFGITIGNSLRRVLLSSLPGAAVSVLKIRGVEHEFSTIPGVLEDVPQIILNIKGTIVNLDGEKPVKAIIEKMGEGEIKASDIIVGPEVQIVNPDHHIATLNKDADVYMELTIEKGRGYEPSEMKKDEISEISVIPIDSNYTPIRKVNWKVENTRVGQRTDYDKLILEVTTDGSMAADEAVSLAAKILTEHLNLFVELTEHVNEVNIMVEKEENKKEKALEMTVEELDLSVRSFNCLKRANINTVDELMQKTEEEMMKVRNLGKKSLEEVQNKLAELGLSLRKEDE; via the coding sequence ATGATAGAAATTGAAAAACCTAGTATTGAAATAGTTGAATTAGATGAATCCGGAAAATACGGAAAGTTTGTCGTTGAACCTTTAGAAAGTGGATTTGGAATAACAATAGGTAATTCCCTTAGAAGAGTTCTTTTATCCTCATTACCGGGCGCAGCAGTATCGGTATTGAAGATAAGAGGAGTGGAACACGAATTTTCTACAATTCCCGGAGTACTTGAAGACGTACCGCAAATAATACTCAACATAAAGGGAACTATAGTAAATTTAGATGGTGAAAAACCTGTTAAAGCTATAATTGAAAAGATGGGCGAGGGTGAAATTAAAGCCTCTGACATAATAGTCGGACCTGAAGTTCAAATAGTAAACCCTGATCATCATATAGCGACTTTAAATAAAGATGCCGATGTTTATATGGAGCTCACAATTGAAAAGGGAAGAGGATATGAACCCTCTGAGATGAAAAAAGACGAAATTTCTGAAATAAGCGTTATACCTATAGACTCCAATTATACGCCCATAAGAAAGGTAAACTGGAAAGTTGAGAATACAAGAGTCGGTCAAAGAACAGACTATGACAAACTCATATTAGAAGTTACAACGGATGGATCAATGGCAGCAGATGAAGCTGTGTCCTTAGCAGCAAAGATTCTCACTGAACATCTGAACTTATTTGTAGAACTTACAGAACATGTAAACGAAGTAAATATTATGGTTGAAAAGGAAGAAAATAAAAAAGAAAAAGCTTTGGAAATGACAGTAGAAGAGCTTGATTTATCTGTTAGATCTTTTAATTGTTTGAAAAGAGCAAACATTAATACAGTAGATGAACTTATGCAAAAGACCGAAGAAGAAATGATGAAAGTCAGAAATTTAGGTAAAAAATCCTTAGAGGAAGTACAGAATAAACTCGCTGAATTAGGCTTAAGTTTGAGAAAAGAAGATGAATAA
- the rpsK gene encoding 30S ribosomal protein S11 (Located on the platform of the 30S subunit, it bridges several disparate RNA helices of the 16S rRNA. Forms part of the Shine-Dalgarno cleft in the 70S ribosome; High confidence in function and specificity), which yields MAKKQKVTRTRRRERKNIEKGQAHIASTFNNTMVTLTDMSGNVISWASAGQLGFRGSRKSTPFAAQEAAEEAANKAKEHGLKTVEVYVKGPGSGREAAIRSLQASGLEVTMIKDITPIPHNGCRPPKRRRV from the coding sequence ATGGCTAAAAAACAAAAAGTAACTCGTACAAGAAGAAGAGAACGTAAAAACATTGAAAAAGGTCAAGCTCATATAGCTTCGACTTTCAATAATACTATGGTTACACTTACTGATATGAGCGGTAACGTAATTTCATGGGCAAGTGCAGGACAACTTGGATTTAGAGGTTCCAGAAAATCTACACCCTTTGCAGCTCAAGAAGCGGCAGAAGAAGCAGCTAATAAAGCGAAAGAGCACGGTCTAAAAACTGTAGAAGTCTATGTAAAGGGACCGGGTTCAGGGAGAGAAGCTGCAATAAGATCACTCCAAGCATCGGGATTGGAAGTAACAATGATCAAAGATATAACGCCAATTCCACACAATGGTTGTAGACCGCCTAAACGCAGGAGAGTTTAA
- a CDS encoding 30S ribosomal protein S13 (Located at the top of the head of the 30S subunit, it contacts several helices of the 16S rRNA. In the 70S ribosome it contacts the 23S rRNA (bridge B1a) and protein L5 of the 50S subunit (bridge B1b), connecting the 2 subunits; these bridges are implicated in subunit movement. Contacts the tRNAs in the A and P-sites; High confidence in function and specificity) — protein MARIAGIDLPREKRVEIGLTYIYGIGRSRSQEILRNADVDFDTRVKDLTEAEIARIREQIDKYHVEGDLRRDIAMNIKRLREINCYRGIRHRRGLPVRGQRTKTNARTRKGPKKLVSKKK, from the coding sequence ATGGCAAGAATTGCTGGTATTGATTTACCCAGGGAAAAGCGCGTTGAAATTGGTCTTACTTATATCTACGGAATAGGCAGAAGCAGATCACAAGAAATTTTAAGAAATGCTGACGTTGACTTTGATACAAGAGTAAAAGACTTAACAGAAGCTGAAATTGCAAGAATCAGAGAACAAATTGACAAGTATCACGTAGAAGGAGATCTTCGCCGTGATATAGCAATGAATATAAAGAGATTAAGGGAAATAAATTGCTATAGAGGAATAAGACACAGAAGAGGACTTCCCGTAAGAGGACAAAGAACAAAGACAAATGCCAGAACCAGAAAAGGTCCTAAAAAATTAGTATCAAAGAAAAAGTAA
- a CDS encoding 50S ribosomal protein L36 (Ribosomal protein L36 is the smallest protein from the large subunit of the prokaryotic ribosome. It belongs to a family of ribosomal proteins which, on the basis of sequence similarities can be grouped into: bacterial L36; algal and plant chloroplast L36; Cyanelle L36. L36 is a small basic and cysteine-rich protein of 37 amino-acid residues; Hypothetical protein), whose protein sequence is MKVRPSVKKMCEKCKIIKRNGRVMVICENPKHKQKQG, encoded by the coding sequence ATGAAAGTTAGACCATCTGTTAAAAAGATGTGTGAAAAATGTAAGATAATCAAAAGAAATGGTCGAGTTATGGTCATTTGCGAAAATCCAAAACATAAACAAAAGCAAGGATAA
- a CDS encoding Translation initiation factor IF-1 (No specific function has so far been attributed to this initiation factor; however, it seems to stimulate more or less all the activities of the other two initiation factors, IF-2 and IF-3; Family membership) translates to MAKEDVIEVEGVVVDALPNTNFKVKLENGHIILAHISGKLRMNYIRILPGDKVTVELSPYDLTRGRITWRKK, encoded by the coding sequence ATGGCTAAAGAAGACGTTATTGAAGTTGAAGGTGTGGTGGTTGATGCACTTCCAAATACAAACTTCAAAGTAAAACTTGAAAATGGACATATAATACTTGCTCACATTTCAGGTAAACTTAGAATGAATTATATAAGAATATTGCCAGGTGATAAGGTTACGGTTGAATTATCACCCTATGATCTTACAAGAGGAAGAATTACCTGGAGAAAAAAATAG
- the adk gene encoding Adenylate kinase (Catalyzes the reversible transfer of the terminal phosphate group between ATP and AMP. Plays an important role in cellular energy homeostasis and in adenine nucleotide metabolism; High confidence in function and specificity) — protein MRLVILGPPGAGKGTQAEFIINKYSIPHISTGDIFRENIKNGTELGKKAKSYMDQGALVPDQVVIEIVQDRISRDDCKDGFLLDGFPRTVAQAVSLDAELDKLGTKLDKVINIDVDSSILVERAVGRRICKTCGATYHIKFNPPKNEGFCDKDNTPLIQRDDDVEETVQKRINVYVNQTVPLLDYYSAQGLLVNIDGSKEIKIVSEDIVKALEI, from the coding sequence ATGAGACTCGTAATTTTAGGGCCTCCAGGAGCAGGTAAAGGGACTCAAGCAGAATTTATTATAAATAAATACAGCATACCTCATATTTCCACTGGAGACATTTTCAGAGAAAATATCAAGAACGGAACTGAATTGGGAAAAAAGGCTAAATCTTACATGGATCAAGGAGCTTTAGTGCCTGACCAAGTAGTTATAGAAATTGTTCAAGATAGAATTTCAAGAGACGATTGCAAGGACGGATTTTTATTGGATGGTTTTCCGAGAACCGTTGCCCAAGCAGTAAGCCTTGATGCAGAGCTTGATAAACTTGGGACAAAACTTGATAAAGTTATAAATATAGATGTCGACAGCAGCATATTGGTAGAAAGAGCAGTTGGAAGAAGAATATGTAAAACTTGCGGAGCTACCTATCACATAAAATTCAACCCACCCAAAAACGAAGGATTTTGCGATAAGGACAATACACCTCTTATTCAAAGAGATGATGATGTTGAAGAAACAGTTCAAAAAAGAATAAATGTGTATGTCAATCAAACAGTTCCTCTTTTAGACTATTATTCAGCACAAGGACTCTTAGTCAATATAGACGGTTCTAAGGAAATAAAAATAGTCTCTGAAGACATAGTAAAGGCTTTAGAAATTTAA
- a CDS encoding preprotein translocase, SecY subunit (The central subunit of the protein translocation channel SecYEG. Consists of two halves formed by TMs 1-5 and 6-10. These two domains form a lateral gate at the front which open onto the bilayer between TMs 2 and 7, and are clamped together by SecE at the back. The channel is closed by both a pore ring composed of hydrophobic SecY resides and a short helix (helix 2A) on the extracellular side of the membrane which forms a plug. The plug probably moves laterally to allow the channel to open. The ring and the pore may move independently; High confidence in function and specificity), whose amino-acid sequence MISTFKNAWKVQSLRKKMLFTLFMLLLYRLGSFIVVPFMNAQKVQQLYMNTSQTVFSLLDLMAGGNFSRFSIFAANIYPYITASIILQLLTIAIPSLEALSKEGETGRKKIAKYTRYLAIVIAFIQAIGFAFGFFGEAVVATTILEKSVVVLSIVAGTAFLIWLGEQITEHGVGNGISLLIFAGIVSRFPSDIVQSFAMVNAGLANPIFLVIFFVIAIAIVVFVVALNEGERKIPVQYAKRVVGRKMYGGQSTHIPVKVLMSGVMPMIFASSIVSIPATFAMFTKNESTQRTIAKYFTVEGIPGTIYYVVVTVVLIVFFTYFYTAIQFNTVEYSKNLQQNGGFIPGIRAGKPTSDYLQKTVNRLCLPGAIALAILAILPIFLTKVSNLPFNYGGTSMIIVVGVVLETARVLEQQMLMRHYKGFLNK is encoded by the coding sequence ATGATTTCCACGTTCAAAAATGCTTGGAAAGTGCAGTCGCTTCGCAAAAAAATGTTATTTACACTTTTCATGCTTTTGCTTTATAGATTAGGATCTTTTATTGTGGTCCCATTTATGAATGCTCAAAAAGTTCAACAACTTTATATGAATACAAGTCAAACAGTTTTTTCCCTACTTGACTTGATGGCAGGAGGAAACTTCAGTAGATTTTCGATATTTGCAGCCAATATATATCCATATATCACGGCTTCAATTATATTACAACTATTGACCATAGCGATTCCTTCCTTGGAAGCCTTATCAAAGGAAGGGGAAACAGGAAGAAAGAAAATTGCAAAATACACTCGTTATCTTGCAATAGTTATAGCATTTATTCAAGCTATCGGATTTGCTTTCGGATTTTTTGGAGAGGCGGTAGTTGCAACTACAATTCTTGAAAAATCGGTAGTAGTATTATCAATAGTTGCCGGAACGGCGTTTTTGATATGGTTAGGAGAACAAATTACAGAACATGGAGTTGGAAACGGAATATCACTTCTTATTTTTGCAGGAATAGTATCGAGATTTCCTTCTGATATAGTTCAATCCTTCGCCATGGTCAATGCAGGACTTGCAAATCCAATTTTCCTTGTGATATTTTTCGTAATTGCAATTGCAATTGTTGTATTTGTAGTTGCATTAAATGAAGGTGAAAGAAAAATTCCTGTACAATATGCAAAAAGAGTTGTCGGCAGAAAAATGTATGGCGGACAATCTACTCATATCCCTGTTAAGGTACTTATGAGCGGTGTTATGCCGATGATTTTCGCAAGTTCAATTGTTTCTATACCGGCTACCTTTGCAATGTTTACAAAAAATGAATCGACACAAAGAACTATCGCAAAGTATTTTACAGTTGAAGGAATTCCGGGAACAATTTACTATGTAGTCGTGACTGTGGTTTTGATAGTATTTTTCACATATTTTTACACAGCTATACAATTCAATACAGTTGAATATTCTAAAAACTTGCAACAAAACGGCGGATTTATTCCGGGAATACGTGCAGGAAAACCCACATCGGATTATTTGCAAAAAACTGTAAACAGATTGTGTCTACCCGGAGCTATAGCTCTGGCAATACTCGCAATATTGCCGATATTTTTGACAAAGGTATCAAACTTACCCTTTAATTACGGTGGCACGTCTATGATAATCGTAGTTGGGGTAGTACTTGAAACCGCAAGAGTTTTAGAACAACAAATGTTGATGAGACATTACAAGGGATTTTTAAATAAATAG